One genomic window of Nicotiana sylvestris chromosome 10, ASM39365v2, whole genome shotgun sequence includes the following:
- the LOC104230535 gene encoding uncharacterized protein yields MVVDMDVEELLIMGDSDLIIRQAQGEWKTRNIKLIPYMQHVEDLSKRFKSVEFMYIPRFHNEFVDALATLAVMLPYLGNVHIDSLDIQIREKHGYCNAVEIETDFQPWYHDIKRFLKTKEYPKQTSGDQKRTIRRLANNFFLSGDVLYKRTPDLNLLRCVDAQEARKIINEVHSGVCGPHMNGYVLVKKILRRVIIR; encoded by the coding sequence atggTAGTTGACATggatgtggaagaattgttaatcatgggagattctgacttgattattCGGCAAGCTCAAGGTGAATGGAAAACTCGGAACATCAAGCTTATCCCATAcatgcaacatgtggaagatcttagcaaacGGTTCAAGTCAGTTGAATTCATGTACATCCCTCGATTCCACAATGAGTTCGTTGATGCGCTAGCTACCTTGGCGGTAATGTTGCCATATCTGGGTAATGTCCATATTGACTCATTAGATATCCAAATTCGAGAAAAACATGGTTATTGCAATGCAGTTGAAATAGAAACAGAttttcagccatggtatcatgacatcaaaagattTTTGAAGACAAAGGAATACCCCAAGCAaaccagtggagaccaaaagagaaccattagaaggctaGCCAACAATTTCTTCTTGAGTGGAGatgtcttgtacaaaagaactccagatttgAATCTTTTAAGGTGCGTAGATGCTCAAGAGGCTAGAAAGATCATAaacgaagtacattcgggagtatGCGGGCCCCATATGAATGGATATGTCCTTGTAAAGAAAATCCTTCGGCGGGTTATTATTAGATGA